ACTCCACGCCGTTAGGATGGGCTGCAATCCCACAATCAATGCGATCAGTCCAGCGGTCATTCCCAGACGAACCGCACTCCACACGCCCATCACATACCCAAATTGCAAGAGCACCCCAGCGACTGCAATATGGATGGTCTGGGAGCGATTAGGCCAGATGGGTTTCCAGAACAAAATGATGAGGCCCATCACGAGCAGTACACCAGTAAAGCGCAGGAATAAAAATGTGGCGGGCTCCATATACGGCATGCCAAAGCGCGCAATGATGAAGCCCGTACTCCAGATAAAAACAAACAATGGCGCGGCAAATGCCTCAATCGGAGTGGCTGACTTCATGAAGTGAAAGGAGGCTTGGAAACAGTCATTGTATGCTGATGCGCACTTGCAATTTGGATCGTTTGATAATGAATCTGCACCGTATCGTCAATTGGGTTGGCGTATCCTCCTGCCATCGCAATGGCGATTGGGATGCCCCGCTCTCGCACAAATGCCATGACCTGTTGATCACGTAGCGCTAGCCCCTCTTTAGTGAGTGTGAGACGACCCAAACGATCGCCCTCAAACGGGTCGGCCCCTGCCAAGTAAATCAGAAACTCAATCTCCTGATTTGCAAGAAACCCGAGGGCCCGCTCAAGTGCCTCTAAATAGATCACGTCGCCAGTGCCATCGGCTAAGGCAATATCTAGATCGCTGCTGGTCTTTGCAAATGGGTAGTTTTTCTCACCATGGATTGAAACCGTGTAAATCGCAGGATCATGCTGCAAAATCGCTGCGGTACCATCACCTTGATGAACATCGAGATCCAAAATGCCGATTTTTTGAAGACCGATTGGGTGCTTCATTAGCACCCGCGCCGCAATCGCGGCATCATTAAAGACACAAAAGCCTGAGCCCTTATTGCGGTAGGCATGGTGTGTACCGCCGGCTAGATTAACTGCGATACCCTCCTCGATGGCAGAGTGGCATGCAGCAATCGTGGCACCCACCGAGCGGCGGGAGCGCTCCACCATTTTCTCTGACCAAGGAAATCCGATTTCTTTCTGTTCTGCCTCACTCAGGGTTCCACCAATCACCCGTTGCACATACGAAGGATCATGGGCCAGGAGCAGTTCCGTGTCGCTTGCCCTTGGCGCTTCAAGCAATTGAGCACTTGGAAGACCAAGAACTAAATCACGCAGCATTTTGTACTTCGCCATTGGAAACCGGTGCCCTGTGGGCAACGGGAGCACAAAGTGATCGCTGTAGTAGGCTTTCAAGGAATCTAAGGTTTATTGTATAAGTATTTGATTATATTGGATTATTCATACTAATTTCACGAGCAATGATTGATGTTGCATCGCAACAAATCATCCTCTATAATTAGCAATAAGATGACTATAAATTGTCACCCCCATTTAACCGAAGGAGTCCATGATGAACTTAACCCCTGAACAAATTGCGGCCGCCCAAAAGGCCAACCTGGAGACCCTTGCCGGTCTTACCAACCAAGCCCTCAAAAGCGTTGAGAAACTTGTTGAGCTGAACATGCAAATCGCCAAAAACAGTTTGAGCGAGAGCATGAGCAATGCCAAGAAAGCACTCGAGGTGCGCGACGTCCAGCAACTCATTACCCAGCAAGCTGAAATGATTCAGCCAATGGCCGAGCGTATGATGAACTACGGTCGTGATCTCTATGAGATTGCACAAGATAGCTCCCATGCTTTTACCAAAACTGCGGAAGCAGAGTTCGCTGCTAATCAGAAAAAATTGCAATCCATGGTAGATGAGTGGACCAAAAACGCTCCAGCTGGTTCCGATGCTGCTGTACAAATGATGAAGCAAGCGATCGCAGCGGCAAATAATAGTTATGAGACCAGCCAAAAGGCCATTAAGCACGCTATGGAAGTTGCTCAAGCCAATATGCAAAATGCAGCCGATACTGTGACCAAAGCGGCTAGCAAGGCAGCGAAGGCTGCTAAGAAGTCATCTGAGTAATTCACAGAACGCATGAAGTCAAAACCCCGCTACGGCGGGGTTTTTTCTTGGGACCCAAGAATAGTAAATCTTTTATGTGCGTTACTTCTTCTTGGCAGGAGGTAAGTCGGTGCATGATCCATGGTGAGCTTCTGCTGCCAATCCCACAGATTCTCCAAGAGTTGGATGAGGATGAATGGTCTTACCAATATCGACCGAGTCGGCTCCCATCTCAATTGCTAAACACACCTCGCCAATCAGGTCACCCGCATTGGTTCCCACAATCCCTCCACCAATAATGCGGTGGGTGTTGGCATCAAAGAGTAATTTAGTAAAGCCTTCGTCACGACCATTGGCAATCGCTCGTCCACTGGCTGCCCATGGGAATAAACCTTTCTCATAGGCAATACCTTGTGCCTTGCACTGCTCCTCGGTAAGACCAGCCCACGCCACCTCTGGATCGGTATAGGCTACCGACGGAATTTGCTTAGCATCAAAATAGGATTTCTGACCGGCTGCTGCTTCTGCTGCAACATGGCCTTCGTGCACAGCCTTGTGCGCCAACATGGGTTGCCCAACAATATCGCCGATCGCAAAGATATTGGCTACATTGGTTCGCATTTGCGTATCTACAGGAATAAATCCGCGCTCATCAACCTGCACACCAGCAGAACCTGCATCAATCTTCTTGCCATTGGGGGTGCGACCCACTGCTACTAACACAAGGTCGTAACGTTGTGGGCTACCTGGTGACTTTTCACCCTCAAAATAAACCTCGATGCCATCTGGCTTGGCTTCTGCGCGAACCGCACGAGTTTTAAGCATGATGTGGTCGAAGCGATGTGCATTCATCTTCTCCCAAACGCGCTCGAGATCGCGATCAGCACCAGCCATCAAGCCATCCATCATCTCAACAATATCGATGCGTGAGCCCAGTGCACTATAGACGGTAGCCATCTCCAAACCAATGATGCCGCCACCAATCACCAACATGCGCTTCGGAATACTCTTCAATAGCAATGCGCCCGTGCTATCCACCACGCGGGGATCCTTGGGCATAAAGGGCAAAGCGATTGGTTGACTACCAGCCGCAATAATGGCTTTCTGAAAACGGATCACTTCTTTCTGACCCGATAGATCTTGTCCGCTGCCTGTGCATAAATCGACCTCAACATGATGCGCATCCAAAAAACGTCCGAGACCTCTCACGACATTGACCTTGCGCATCTTGGCCATGCCCGCTAAGCCACCGGTTAACTTGGCAATCACACCCTCTTTGTGTTGGCGCAATTGATCGAGATTAATTTTGGGAGGTGCAAATTCAATGCCATGCTTGGCCATATGCTTCACCTCATCCATCACGGCTGCGGTATGCAAAAGTGCTTTGGATGGAATACAACCGACATTCAGACAAACGCCACCAAGGGTTGGATAACGCTCGACCAAAATGACATTGGCACCGAGGTCTGCGCTACGAAATGCCGCACTATAGCCACCGGGGCCCGCACCTAACACGAGCACCTCGCATTCATGCTGCACTTTCCCCTGATACGCGCCTGCTGGAACCGGAATCGCCGCCGGTGGCGCTAGTGGTGCTGGCGGTGCAGTTGATTTTGTAGTCGCAGGAGAGGCCGATGAAGCCGCACCCGATACCTCAAGCTGCCCAATCATAGAGCCCTTGCCCACCTTATCGCCCACTTTCACCGCAAGGCTCGTAACGATACCTGCCTGATCCGCGGGAACCTCCATGGTGGCCTTATCGGATTCCAGAACAATCAGAGGCTGCTCTTTCTCAATGGCATCGCCGACCTTCACTAAAACCTCAATGACCGGTACGTCCGAGTAATCGCCAATATCTGGCACTACGATCGCATGTTGACTCATCACCCTCTCCTACAAAACAGCACGACGGAAGTCGGCGAGTAACTGCGAAATGTAAACATTAAACCGTGTGGCTAATGCACCATCAATCACCCGATGATCCGCTGTGAGTGATAAAGGGCAGATTAATCGCGGCACAAATGCTTTGCCATCCCAAACCGGTTTCATAACAGCTTTACTAACGCCCAAAATCGCTACCTCAGGAGCATTAATGATGGGTGCAAAGTAGGTACCACCAATGCCACCCAAGGAGGAAATCGTGAAACTAGCCCCTTGCATCTGCTCAGGCTTTAATTTGCCTTCACGCGCAAGCGCTGCGAGTTCTGCGGTTTCTCTGGCAATCTCGAAGATCCCTTTTTGATCCGCATTACGAATCACCGGTACAACCAGACCATTGGGGGTGTCGGCAGCGAAGGCAATATGGAAATACTTTTTGAGAACGAGATCATCACCATCGAGCGAAGCATTGAACTCAGGGTACTTTTTCAATGCGGCTACGGAAGCCTTAATCAAGAATGCGAGCATCGTAATTTTGCTACCCTGCTTCTCGTTCTCTTTATTGGTCTGGACTCTAAATGCCTCAAGGTCAGTAATATCAGCATCCTCATGATAGGTGACCGCCGGAATCATGACCCAGTTCCGCGCCAGATTGGCGGCTGATAGTTTCTTGATTCGGGAGAGCGGTTGACGCTCAGTCTCACCAAATTTACTGAAGTCAACCTTAGGCCATGGCAGAAGATTGAGGCCTCCTAAGCTGCCGCCTGGGCTTTGACTTGCAGGCGCACCTGCTCCGGTCATCACGGATTTAACGAAAGCCTGCACATCCTCTTGCGAAATACGCCCTTTGGGGCCTGTGCCTTTGACCTGTGCAATCGTCACGCCCAACTCACGGGCAAACTTACGAACCGATGGGCTGGCATGACTTGCGCCATCAATTGAACTTACTGGCTCAGCTCGCACAGGAGTGACAGCAGGTATTGCTACTGGCGGGGGTGTTGGTGTGGATGCCACAGGTGCTGGGGTTACAGGTGCAACTTGCGCTGCTGGAGCTGCAGAGGGAGCAGGAGCAGACGCACTCGCTTCACTTGCTTCCAATAAAAGCACGACACCACCTTCCGAGATGTTGTCTCCCACCTTAACCTTGACCTCTTTCACAACTCCTGCATGCGAAGATGGCACATCCATGGTGGCCTTGTCGGACTCGAGCGTGATAAGGGATTGCTCTTTCTCAACGCGATCACCTGGTTTGATATGCACCTCAATAACCGGCACATCCTGATAGTCCCCAATATCAGGGACCTTGATTTCAAGTAATTGACTCATGATGGCCTTACATCGTCATGGGGTTAGGTTTATTGGGATCGATTTGGTACTTGGCGATCGCTTGCGCAACTTTGCTACGATCAATCTTCCCATCGTCGGCTAAGGCCTTGAGTGCAGCAACCGTAACCCAGCGGCGATCCACCTCAAAGAAGTGACGCAGTTGCTCGCGCGTATCCGAACGACCAAAGCCATCGGTTCCCAATACCTCATAACGACGACCCAGATTCTGCATCGCTGGACGAATCTGCTCGGCAAACAAGCGCATGTAGTCGGTGGCAGCAATCACCGGACCCTGACTCTCTTTCAGTAAGCGCTCGACATGCGATAACTTAGGTGTGGCAGTTGGGTTGAGCAAATTACTACGATTGGTTTCATTCCAATCCCGCCCAAGTTCGTTCATGCTGGGGCAACCCCATAGATCGGAGGCAATTCCCCAATCTTGGTTTAACAGTTCTGCGGCAGCAATCACTTCGCGGAAGATGGTGCCACTGCCGAGCAATTGAACGCGTAATGCATTTTTTGCATCACCCATCGATTGCAACTTGTACATTCCCTTGATGATGTCTTGCTCAGCACCCTTAGGCATCGCTGGGTGGGCATAGTTTTCATTCATTAAGGTGATGTAGTAATAGACATCCTCTTGCTCGGTCAGCATGCGACGCATTCCATCCTGAATCACAACCGCCAACTCAAATGCAAACGTTGGGTCATAGCTCACGCAGTTCGGCACGGCTGCCGCCCAGATCTGGCTATGGCCATCCTCGTGTTGCAAGCCTTCACCGTTTAGAGTCGTGCGACCGGCAGTACCGCCTAACAGGAAACCGCGACTGCGCATATCCCCGGCAGCCCATGCTAAATCACCAATGCGCTGGAAGCCGAACATGGAATAGAAAATGTAGAACGGTAACATCGGCACGCCGTGGGTGGAATACGATGTCGCGGCTGCAATCCAATCGCACATGCCACCTGCTTCGTTAATACCCTCTTGCAGAATTTGTCCAGCTTTATCTTCTTTGTAGAACATCAACTGATCGTGATCTTCTGGGGTGTAAAGCTGTCCCAGTTGATTCCAGATACCCAGTTGGCGGAACATACCTTCCATACCAAAGGTACGTGACTCGTCAGGTACGATGGGCACAACCCGGCGACCAATGGTCTTATCACGCACGACCGTATTCAACAGACGCACAAAGGCCATGGTGGTCGAGATCTCGCGTCCTTCAGTCGTTGCCTCTAAAAGAGGTGAGAAGGCATCGAGCGCAGGAACTGGCAAGCTCTCGGCTTTAGTTCGGCGTTGCGGTAGATAGCCACCCAGCTCCATCCGTCGTGTCCGCATGTATTCGAGTTCAGGACTGCCCTCAGGGAACTTTACAAAGGGCATATCGGCCAATTGATCGTCGCTTACCGGAATCTCAAAGCGATCCCTAAAGCGCACCACATCGTCATGGCTCATCTTCTTCGCTTGGTGAGCAATGTTCATGCCCTCACCCGAGCCGCCCATGCCATAGCCTTTAATGGTTTTCGCCAAAATGACAGTTGGCTGACCGCGATGGCTTACTGCCGAATGAAATGCAGCATAAACTTTATGGGGATCATGGCCACCACGGTTGAGGTTCCAAATATCTTCGTCACTCCAGTCAGCCACTAAGGCTTTTAGTTCTGGGGTATTAAATACCTTCTCACGCACATAGGCACCATTTTTGGCTTTCATGGTCTGGTATTCACCATCCACAATCTCACCCAAGCGTTGCATCAAGATGCCATTCTTATCGCGAGCAAAGAGCGCATCCCAATGACCACCCCAAACCACTTTGATGACATTCCATCCAGCGCCTCGGAACTCACTCTCGAGTTCCTGAATAATCTTGCCGTTGCCACGAACGGGTCCATCTAAGCGCTGCAGGTTGCAGTTCACCACAAAAATCAAGTTGTCGAGTTTCTCGCGGCCCGCCATACCAATAGCACCAAGCGACTCGGGTTCATCGGTTTCACCATCGCCCAAGAAAGCCCACACCTTACGACCTTCGGTCTTGGCAAAACCCCGATCCTCGAGGTAACGCATAAAGCGTGCTTGATAAATGGCCATGATGGGACCTAGGCCCATCGATACCGTGGGGAACTGCCAGAAGTCAGGCATTAACCAAGGATGGGGGTAGCTTGAGATCCCCTTACCATCCACCTCTTGGCGGAAGTTATTCAGCTGCTCATCGCTTAGACGGCCCAACATATAGGCACGTGCATACACACCGGGTGCCGAGTGTCCCTGTACGAAGATTAAATCGCCGCCATGCTGTTCGGACGGCGCATGCCAGAAGTGGTTGTATCCCACGTCATACAAAGTAGCAGCCGATTGGAAGGAAGAGATATGCCCACCAACATTCGTGTTCTTGTTCGCACGCAGTACCATTGCCATGGCATTCCACCGAGTAAAGGATCGAATACGATGCTCAATGTTTTGATCTCCAGGGATCCGCGCTTGGATTTCTACCGGAATCGTATTGATATAGGGTGTTTCGGCATGAAAGGGTTGATCAACACCATTCACACGGGCATGCGCAATTTGTTGATCAATCAAATACGCGGCACGGTCAGTACCCTCATGCTTGATCACGCCATCGAGTGCCTCTAACCACTCTTTGGTTTCAACTGGATCCACATCCAATTGATTCATTTGACCTGCCACTTGCTCGGGTACAGCTGCCATGGTTTGCCTCCGTTTTATCTGTTACGAGGGATTGTGTCCCCCTACACCTAATATTTTAAGAATAGGTAACGATTGTGACAATTAATTTTCCACATTCCGGTAATCTTTATCACTATATGGAATAATATTGCGGTGCAAAGCCCTTTATATTAAGAGCTTCCACTAAATAGAAAGACCCTAAGATTGGCTACTGGGAATTCGTTACAAGTAAGGCTCTACGAAGCATTTAAACGGATGCCTTCGATCCGGCGCTTTATTGGGTCGCGCCTGGTCTATACGCCGCTAATGGCGATCGTGATCTTTTTAGTGGTAATGGCCATCATTCTCGGAACGCTGCAAGTTCAAGAACGACAACAACAAGAGGGTTCCCTCTTTCGCGAATTAAGTTTGGTGAAGCAGCGGATTCAGCTGCGCTTTATCAACAACAGTGAAGCCTTGCAATCCTTTAGTCGTGATCTCGCCCAAACCCAAAACGATCGTGTAGCACGCGACAAGGTCTTAGCTCAAATCGAGTCCTTTATTTTAGGTAACCCCGAGATATTGCAGCTCATCTGGTTAAACGACAACGAGTGGCGACAATGGATGGTTCCTCCCCCTGCTCGCAATCATGAGTGGTTTGATAGTGTGCCCCAAGCGGCCGATATTGATCGTGAACTGAAGAAAGCTCTGTTCTTAAGTCGTGAGACCAATCGTCCCGCATATAGCCAGGTGATCAGTCTCACCGTTCCCAAAGATGACCCCATGATGAGTGAGCGTCAATCGGTTTTTTGGGAGGTCATTTCAATCGTCAAAGATGGGGAAGCCACAGGCGCACTGGCAGTGATGTACTCCAGCCAAGGAATCTTGCAATACATTATTCCGCCCGAGCTCAAGAGCCAGCATCGTTACTCGTTAATCAGTAAAGATAACCGGGTGCTCGCCATCTCATCGGACCGCGATACACCGACGCGCTCACTGAGTAATGAAACCAGCCTCGACTTTGGCGCCCTAGGTCCGAACATCATGCTCCGCGTCGATACCTACCCGCCACCGACCGACCTCACCTTTCGGATGCTCCTAGGGGTTGTGATTGGCTTGTCTGCCTTTGTGGTCTGGAGCTTATGGTCGGTTCTGAAACAGATGCAAGTGCGTCAACTCACCGAAGCCAACTTGCGTACCGAGAGTAGCTTTCGTAGGGTGCTGGAAGACTCCATGCCAGTTGGAATCCGGGCGCATGATATGGAGAAGCGTATTACTTATGTCAATCGCTCATTCTCAGAAATGACGGGTTGGGCCCAGGAAGAATTACTCGGCTTAAAGCCACCCTTCCCATTTTGGCCAGCCGAGCTCCATGATGAGCTGATGGAAAAAATGGCTGGTGCGCTCGAAGGTAACATCAAGAGCGGAGTCGAAGGTACGATTCAGCGCAAAAATGGAACCCGAATTGCAACACGCACCTTTATCGCCCCATTAATTAATGACAAGGGCCAGCAAACCGGTTGGGTGACATCGGTAATTGATATCTCTGAACCGAAAAAGATTCGGGAAGAATTATCGGCCACTCAAGAACGCTTTGTAACGGTACTTGAGGGCTTGGATGCCGCGGTATCGGTGGTCTCCATTGAAACTGGCGAACTCCTCTTTGCCAATCGCTATTACCGTGAGCGCTTTGGCGATACTGCCAAGGGGCATATAGATCTGACGGGTCATGAAATGGATCCATCCTCAATCTTCCATTTTGAAGGTGATAACGTCGATGCCTTAGCAGGCTTGCCTGCCTTTGCCTTAAAGCAATCCAATGAGATTGAATCGGAGGAGATTCAGTTGCGTGGCGATACAACGCATTGGTATGAAGTGCGACGTCGTTATATTTCGTGGGTGGATGGCCACCTTGCACAGCTACTCATTGCAACTGACATAACTTTACGCAAGAACACCGAAGAGCTTGCCAGGCAACAAGAAGAACGGATGCAATTTACGAGCCGCCTTACCACCATGGGTGAGATGGCCTCCTCGCTCGCACATGAGCTCAACCAGCCACTGTCTGCCATCTCGAACTATTGCATGGGAATTGCCAAACGCCTATCGAGCACCCAAAACCCGCTCTCCAATGAGCTAGTTCCTGCATTAGAGAAAGCCAGCGACCAAGCCCATCGGGCAGGCACCATCATTTCGCGCATTCGTAGCTTTGTAAAGCGCAGCGAGCCCCAAAGTAAGTTATGCAACATTGGTGACATCATCGCTGACTCTGTTGGCCTTGTTGAGATTGAAGCGAATCGACACCGCCTCAAAATTGTCGCTGAAATAGCCCCTGATATTCCTCAGGTGGAGCTTGACCCTGTTCTGATTCAGCAGGTCTTGGTCAATCTTCTGAAGAACTCCTTAGATAGTCTGCGCGAGGTCTACCCGCTATCTTCACGCTGGTCAGCCCCACCAGTGAAGATTAGCGCTGACCTTGAAACCAGTACCTTTCCCAGTATGTTGCGGATTCGGGTAACGGATGCCGGGGCTGGCATCGCCGAATCGGTTCTCAACCGCATGTTTGAACCTTTCTTTAGTACCAAATCCGACGGGATGGGCATGGGCCTGAATATTTGCCGCTCCATCATCGAGTCCCACCATGGTCGGCTCTGGGCCAAAAATCACATGGATACTGAGCACACCCGCTTGGTCGGCTGCACCTTTACAATTCTGTTACCGTTGGAATCTAGTCAAATAACAAAGACGTCAATAGGAAATAATAATGAACATGAGCAATCCACCGAAAACAACCCAGGCTGAAGTCGTATATGTGGTTGATGACGATGAGGCAGTACGCGACTCACTAACCTGGCTACTTGAGAGTAATGGTTATACCGTCCGTTGCCATGCCAGTGCAGAGCGCTTCTTGCAATCCCTCCAAAATACCGATAAATCAACCATCTCGTGCCTAATCTTGGATGTACGCATGCCCGGTATGTCGGGTCTGGAACTCCAAGAGCGTCTCATCAGCGAGAACTTGCCAATGCCTATCTCCTTCATTACTGGTCACGGAGATGTCTCAATGGCAGTATCTACGATGAAACGTGGTGCGGTTGACTTTATTGAAAAGCCCTTTAAAGAAAATGAACTGTGCGCTCTGGTGGAGCGGATGCTAACCAAGGCACGCGTTGACTTTGCACAGGCTGATCATCGCAAGAACACTCAGAGCCTCTTGAGTAAACTCACCGGTCGTGAGCGCCAGGTTTTGGAACGCATTGTGGCAGGTCGTCTCAACAAACAAATCGCCGACGATCTCAGTATCTCTATCAAGACCGTTGAAGCCCATCGTGCCAATATCATGGAGAAGCTCAACGTCAATACCGTTGCAGACCTACTTCGTCTAGCACTCTCTTAATCATTCGAGTAAGCGCGATGCCAGCCCAACTGATTGACGGCAATCTTCTCTCAAAAAAACTTCGGGCAGAGATTGCAACCCGCTCGGCCATTCTGACCGCCAAAGGTGTGCGCCCCGGATTAGCAGTCATTGTGGTGGGGGATGACCCTGCGAGCCAAGTCTACGTTCGTAATAAAGTGAAAGCCTGTGAGGATGTGGGATTTCATTCGGTGTTAGAGCGCTACCCCGCTGAGCTTGATGAAGCCCAACTCCTAGCGCGGATTGCGACTCTTAATGCCGATCCCAGTATCCATGGGATCTTGGTTCAGTTACCTTTACCGAAGCATATCGCCGCTGATCGTGTCTTAGAGGCAATTGCCTCTGAGAAAGATGTGGATGGCTTTCATGTTGCTAATGCTGGCGCCCTCATGGTTGGCGCCCCACTCTTTAAACCCTGCACCCCTTATGGCTGCATGAAGATGCTCGAGAGCATTGAGTACCCACTGCGCGGCGCTCGTGCGGTCGTAATTGGGGCATCCAATATTGTGGGCAAGCCCATGGCGATGCTGTTACTCCAAGCAGGAGCCACAGTCACAATTTGCAACAGCAAGACCAAAGATCTCACTACGCACACTAAAGAGGCCGATATCCTCGTGGTTGCAACTGGTAAGCCCAAGATGATTACGGGCAATATGATTAAACCTGGTGCGGTAGTGATCGATGTGGGCATTAATCGCCTACCTGATGGCAAGCTTTGTGGCGATGTGGATTTTGATACGGCCAAGTATGTGGCAGGTTGGATTACCCC
This DNA window, taken from Polynucleobacter sp. HIN5, encodes the following:
- the folD gene encoding bifunctional methylenetetrahydrofolate dehydrogenase/methenyltetrahydrofolate cyclohydrolase FolD: MPAQLIDGNLLSKKLRAEIATRSAILTAKGVRPGLAVIVVGDDPASQVYVRNKVKACEDVGFHSVLERYPAELDEAQLLARIATLNADPSIHGILVQLPLPKHIAADRVLEAIASEKDVDGFHVANAGALMVGAPLFKPCTPYGCMKMLESIEYPLRGARAVVIGASNIVGKPMAMLLLQAGATVTICNSKTKDLTTHTKEADILVVATGKPKMITGNMIKPGAVVIDVGINRLPDGKLCGDVDFDTAKYVAGWITPVPGGVGPMTITMLLMNTLEAVERSMKPVSKLS